One genomic window of Coraliomargarita sinensis includes the following:
- a CDS encoding heavy metal translocating P-type ATPase — MAEKDNKPPANAVVCRTGADCDDLDLKLSKSWLRIAVAGVFAGQGMVFSLALNMTPPNYGSTAYWLLHGLLIFSSLVVMGFLGGPLFASTWGMLRSRRLSIEGLFTLSLVGAFIGSLAGSLTGKGSVYYEIVSIVIAIYTFGRMLSLRSQAKLRAESSQLRERFDRAVLLDTESGPRELPVAEVKKGQVVRVNPGEPFTLDGRVRSGVGFVRETSLTGEPLPVVRRVGDPVRAGTFSEDGSFEVEVRAVAGERELDRILDTVESFFGRPSELQQQANRLVQYFLPIVVTVSLLTAVFWSFAGTWMDAVFNSMAVLLVACPCALGLATPVAIWNGLYRMARMGLVSRDGALIDGLAHARSIYFDKTGTLSESDMQIGEVLLVSEWESRRAELLAAVVAVESRVNHPVARALARLLPEDGKTTPTIKELRLIPGAGVEAEVELAGSKALIRIGEAGDRAEAHDKLDRKLLMQGGKRIYVTVDGLAVAVLVLAEQARKGLPSMWSQLEALGIQSVVLTGDPDPHLEIPDSVPVRAGLTSADKAEIIRRAVDSGEMPCLVGDGINDAAAMSIASSSISMGSGTGLTQSAAMGQLQDDRLECLPDAIRLARGIHTRLRGNLIYAAAYNILGMSLAVVGWLHPVAAALIMLVSSAFVTLRALRA, encoded by the coding sequence ATGGCTGAAAAAGATAATAAGCCCCCTGCCAATGCCGTCGTCTGCCGCACCGGGGCTGACTGCGACGACCTGGATCTGAAGCTCTCGAAATCCTGGCTGCGGATTGCGGTGGCCGGGGTCTTTGCCGGGCAGGGGATGGTTTTTTCGCTGGCGCTGAACATGACGCCTCCGAACTACGGCTCAACCGCTTACTGGCTGCTCCACGGTCTGTTGATCTTCTCGTCTCTGGTGGTGATGGGCTTTCTGGGTGGGCCGCTCTTTGCCTCAACTTGGGGGATGCTGCGTTCGCGGCGGCTGTCGATCGAGGGTTTGTTCACGCTTAGCCTGGTCGGTGCCTTTATCGGATCGCTGGCCGGTTCGCTGACGGGGAAGGGGAGTGTTTACTACGAAATTGTTTCCATCGTTATCGCGATTTACACTTTCGGGCGCATGTTGAGCCTGCGCTCCCAGGCCAAGCTCAGGGCGGAGAGCAGTCAGCTGCGGGAGCGTTTTGATCGGGCGGTTCTTCTGGACACGGAAAGCGGACCGCGCGAATTGCCGGTTGCCGAGGTGAAGAAAGGGCAGGTCGTGCGGGTGAATCCGGGAGAGCCTTTTACGCTGGATGGCAGGGTGCGTTCGGGCGTGGGCTTCGTGCGGGAAACGTCGTTGACCGGTGAACCGCTGCCGGTGGTGCGTCGGGTGGGGGATCCTGTGAGGGCCGGCACTTTTTCGGAAGACGGCAGTTTTGAAGTGGAGGTTCGGGCCGTCGCGGGGGAGCGGGAACTGGATCGTATTCTCGATACGGTGGAATCTTTCTTCGGCAGGCCTTCAGAGTTGCAACAGCAGGCCAACCGACTGGTGCAATACTTCCTGCCGATCGTCGTAACGGTTTCGTTGCTCACGGCGGTGTTTTGGAGCTTTGCCGGGACTTGGATGGATGCGGTCTTTAACAGCATGGCGGTGTTGCTGGTGGCGTGCCCCTGTGCCTTGGGCTTGGCCACGCCGGTCGCGATTTGGAACGGTTTGTATCGGATGGCACGGATGGGTTTGGTGAGTCGGGACGGGGCGCTGATTGACGGCTTGGCGCATGCCCGAAGCATCTATTTCGATAAGACCGGCACCTTGAGCGAGTCCGATATGCAGATTGGCGAAGTGCTGCTAGTGTCTGAGTGGGAGTCACGGCGCGCTGAATTACTGGCTGCGGTGGTGGCTGTCGAATCGCGGGTGAATCACCCGGTGGCCCGCGCGCTTGCCCGTCTGCTGCCGGAGGACGGGAAAACCACACCAACGATTAAAGAATTGAGATTGATTCCGGGGGCCGGGGTTGAGGCGGAGGTCGAACTTGCGGGGTCGAAGGCGCTCATTCGTATCGGCGAGGCGGGAGATCGGGCGGAGGCGCATGATAAGCTGGATCGCAAGCTACTTATGCAGGGTGGCAAACGGATCTACGTTACAGTCGATGGCCTTGCTGTAGCGGTTCTGGTATTGGCCGAGCAGGCGAGGAAAGGCCTGCCGTCCATGTGGTCGCAATTGGAGGCTCTGGGTATTCAATCAGTCGTCCTGACCGGTGATCCGGATCCGCATCTTGAGATACCTGACTCCGTGCCGGTGCGGGCCGGACTGACCTCTGCAGATAAAGCCGAAATCATTCGTCGGGCGGTTGATTCCGGTGAAATGCCTTGTTTGGTTGGGGACGGGATCAACGATGCAGCCGCTATGTCGATTGCGTCGAGCTCGATTTCCATGGGCAGCGGTACAGGACTTACGCAGTCGGCGGCAATGGGGCAACTTCAAGACGATCGCCTGGAGTGCCTGCCCGATGCAATACGGCTTGCGAGAGGAATCCACACCCGGCTGCGGGGAAATCTGATTTACGCGGCGGCATATAATATTCTGGGGATGAGTCTGGCTGTGGTGGGCTGGTTGCATCCGGTTGCGGCGGCCCTTATCATGCTGGTTTCCAGTGCCTTTGTTACCCTCCGGGCATTGCGGGCATAA
- a CDS encoding cytochrome c3 family protein, with amino-acid sequence MANVFPKWVNTLPIKIIIAIILIKTAVVLGVTYYFTPKYTRAGYAPTQPVAFSHALHAGQLEIDCRYCHTFVDRSEHSNVPGSNVCMSCHSMVQKDSPQLAAVRDSYESGEPVPWVRIHKTPDYVYFNHSVHVNRGISCVECHGEIQKMEVVHHAKPLSMGFCLECHRNPEQYIRPVEEVYNLDWERPTDPESLAELHSFVHDWKVNPPQSCSGCHR; translated from the coding sequence ATGGCAAACGTATTTCCAAAGTGGGTCAACACGCTCCCGATTAAAATTATCATTGCGATCATTCTCATCAAGACGGCCGTCGTTTTGGGAGTGACCTACTATTTCACACCGAAATATACCCGTGCGGGCTACGCGCCGACGCAGCCGGTCGCATTTAGTCACGCCTTGCACGCCGGTCAGCTTGAGATCGACTGTCGCTACTGTCACACCTTCGTGGATCGCTCCGAGCACTCCAACGTGCCGGGCTCCAATGTCTGTATGAGTTGCCACAGCATGGTACAAAAAGACAGCCCGCAACTCGCTGCCGTTCGTGACAGTTATGAATCGGGAGAGCCGGTGCCCTGGGTGCGCATCCACAAGACGCCCGACTACGTTTACTTTAACCACTCCGTCCACGTAAATCGGGGCATCAGCTGTGTCGAGTGTCACGGCGAGATCCAGAAGATGGAAGTCGTGCACCACGCGAAGCCACTTTCGATGGGCTTCTGTTTGGAGTGTCACCGCAACCCGGAACAATACATCCGTCCGGTCGAAGAGGTTTACAATCTCGACTGGGAACGCCCAACCGATCCGGAATCTCTGGCCGAGCTGCACAGCTTCGTGCATGACTGGAAGGTCAATCCGCCGCAGAGCTGCTCCGGCTGCCACCGTTAA
- a CDS encoding TAT-variant-translocated molybdopterin oxidoreductase, giving the protein MNESELSGPRYWKSLDDLAETPAFRDWVEREFPAGASEMEGVNRRHFMKIMAASFGLAGLGMAGCRRPEQTILPYAKQPENVIPGVPVYFSSSMPGAHGNMPVIVETHQGRPTKIEGNPSYKPYGGATDNYTQASILDLYDPDRATKSRASGATLSDAAVRDRLTALSEAHSSDGGKGLVFLAEPSTSPSRARLVKAIQAKFPEATWTEYAPLAAAPTESVTAKQGNKSLRSLPKFEEAKRVLSIDADFLGKDGNIADSKGFSKNRKVKESKDASKMSRLYSVESGMSTTGAMADHRLRLSTTQMGAFTAKLALALGVNLPAAAKQAADSLKLDAAWVAECAADLKEYNGKALLVAGPHLPESVHALVLAINDALNAPVNYVEVPTAAAGIEAAAARLKQGAKTLFIIGGNPVYDAPADLDFKALMAKADESIHLSYSYNETSAEADVQIARSHYLESWGDGRTYDGTLVPVQPMIEPLFPTFNELEVLARLAGAEVTDPYSIVTKTFAAEGGKDFNKFLSDGLLKDSAYQKQALSLSAGDLASALIAEELTAPELSADAIEVRYEPSSHAYDGRYANNGWLMEVPDSMTKLTWDNAILISPRLAKELQEAQGIPIFPGAVPMNKQGGFFEASKGTLQKNKAQFNRGKEEAVVAEITLDGRKVKAPVHVVPGLANYTVILPLGMGRTQVGRVGTGVGFDAYQLRTSSGMGSAIGAALKLTRETYRLANTQEHWSMEGRAIVREGTAKYYKEHPNFANEMGVESHAPANYGKDDSKSLQKKATHQYRGGSAYKHPEFQGPPPNVNIWKGEEAQKKFPKTQQWGMAIDLNSCTGCTACVVACQSENNIPIVGKDQVLRGREMHWMRLDRYFSAEDYKADEVPEDVQVSFMGMLCQHCENAPCESVCPVNATVHDRQGLNTMAYNRCVGTRYCANNCPYKVRRFNFFDWNKRAPGEHYKGPFGEVDEPELEKMRANPNVTVRMRGVMEKCTFCTQRIEAAKIDQKSKASASGDIHVPDGKIKTACQQVCPTDAITFGDIADPDSEVSRIKASDRNYSVLGYLNARPRTTYLARLRNPNPKMPDAYKKPYAYAAYKKRYGSASQGSKDKGHDAKAHDDKHHEEAHPAH; this is encoded by the coding sequence ATGAACGAATCCGAACTATCTGGACCACGTTACTGGAAGAGCCTCGATGATCTCGCGGAGACCCCGGCCTTCCGCGACTGGGTCGAGCGCGAATTTCCTGCCGGAGCCTCCGAGATGGAAGGCGTCAACCGTCGTCATTTCATGAAGATCATGGCGGCCTCATTTGGTCTTGCCGGCCTCGGCATGGCAGGCTGCCGCCGCCCGGAGCAAACTATTTTGCCCTACGCGAAGCAGCCGGAGAATGTCATTCCCGGCGTGCCGGTCTATTTCAGCTCCTCCATGCCTGGAGCCCATGGTAACATGCCGGTCATCGTCGAGACGCATCAGGGACGCCCGACCAAGATCGAGGGCAACCCGAGCTACAAGCCCTACGGCGGCGCGACGGATAATTACACCCAGGCCAGCATTCTCGACCTTTACGATCCCGACCGCGCCACCAAAAGCCGCGCGTCCGGTGCTACACTTTCCGATGCCGCCGTGCGCGACCGATTGACTGCGCTGAGTGAGGCTCACAGCTCGGACGGGGGCAAGGGGCTCGTTTTTCTCGCTGAGCCGAGCACGTCTCCCAGCCGTGCCCGTTTGGTCAAGGCGATCCAGGCAAAATTCCCCGAGGCGACCTGGACGGAATACGCCCCGCTTGCGGCCGCACCGACCGAGTCGGTTACTGCAAAGCAAGGCAACAAGTCGCTCCGAAGCTTGCCCAAATTTGAAGAGGCCAAGCGCGTTCTTTCCATCGATGCCGACTTCCTGGGGAAGGATGGTAACATTGCCGACTCGAAGGGCTTCAGCAAAAACCGCAAGGTTAAGGAGTCGAAAGACGCGTCCAAGATGAGCCGCCTCTATTCGGTGGAGAGTGGTATGAGCACGACCGGAGCGATGGCGGACCATCGCCTGCGTCTCTCCACCACCCAAATGGGGGCGTTCACAGCCAAGCTTGCGCTTGCGCTGGGAGTCAATCTGCCAGCCGCAGCCAAGCAAGCGGCGGACTCCCTGAAGCTCGACGCGGCATGGGTTGCCGAGTGTGCAGCCGACCTGAAGGAATATAATGGCAAGGCACTTTTGGTCGCCGGACCGCACCTTCCCGAATCCGTGCATGCGCTGGTTCTGGCCATCAACGACGCGCTTAACGCCCCGGTGAATTACGTCGAAGTGCCCACGGCGGCAGCGGGAATCGAAGCCGCGGCCGCCCGCTTGAAGCAGGGTGCCAAGACATTGTTCATCATCGGAGGCAATCCCGTTTACGACGCACCCGCTGATCTTGATTTCAAAGCGCTCATGGCCAAAGCCGATGAGAGCATTCACCTCAGCTACAGCTACAATGAGACGTCCGCCGAAGCGGATGTGCAGATTGCCCGCTCGCACTACCTGGAAAGCTGGGGCGACGGCCGTACCTACGACGGCACGCTGGTTCCGGTCCAGCCGATGATCGAGCCGCTCTTCCCGACTTTCAACGAACTGGAAGTGCTGGCCCGCCTCGCCGGAGCTGAAGTGACGGACCCTTACTCCATCGTAACCAAGACCTTTGCGGCCGAAGGAGGCAAAGACTTCAACAAGTTCCTCAGCGACGGCCTGCTGAAGGATTCGGCTTACCAGAAGCAAGCACTCTCGCTCAGCGCCGGCGATCTCGCTTCCGCTCTGATCGCAGAAGAACTGACCGCACCTGAGCTCAGCGCCGACGCGATTGAAGTTCGCTACGAGCCCAGCTCCCACGCCTACGACGGGCGCTATGCCAACAACGGCTGGCTCATGGAAGTGCCGGACAGTATGACGAAGCTGACTTGGGATAATGCCATCCTCATTAGCCCGCGTCTGGCGAAAGAACTTCAGGAAGCTCAAGGCATCCCCATTTTTCCCGGGGCCGTTCCCATGAACAAGCAGGGCGGTTTCTTTGAAGCCTCGAAGGGCACTTTACAGAAGAACAAGGCTCAGTTTAATCGAGGCAAGGAAGAGGCGGTTGTCGCTGAAATCACGCTCGATGGCCGCAAGGTCAAGGCCCCTGTCCACGTGGTGCCGGGTCTCGCGAACTACACGGTTATTCTACCGCTGGGCATGGGGCGCACGCAAGTGGGCCGTGTCGGTACCGGTGTCGGTTTTGATGCCTACCAGCTTCGCACTTCCTCCGGTATGGGCAGTGCCATTGGTGCGGCACTCAAGCTGACCAGGGAAACGTACCGCCTCGCCAACACCCAGGAGCACTGGTCGATGGAGGGCCGTGCCATCGTTCGCGAAGGTACCGCCAAGTATTACAAGGAGCATCCGAATTTCGCCAACGAGATGGGGGTCGAGTCGCACGCGCCGGCCAACTATGGTAAGGATGATAGCAAGAGCCTGCAGAAAAAAGCCACGCATCAATACCGTGGTGGCTCCGCCTACAAACACCCTGAATTTCAAGGCCCTCCGCCCAACGTAAACATTTGGAAGGGCGAAGAAGCTCAGAAGAAGTTCCCCAAGACCCAGCAATGGGGAATGGCGATCGATTTGAACAGCTGCACCGGCTGTACGGCCTGCGTCGTGGCCTGTCAGTCGGAAAACAATATTCCCATCGTGGGCAAGGATCAGGTCCTTCGCGGTCGCGAGATGCACTGGATGCGCCTCGACCGCTACTTCTCCGCCGAGGACTACAAGGCCGATGAAGTGCCGGAAGACGTGCAAGTCTCTTTCATGGGCATGCTCTGTCAGCATTGTGAAAACGCACCCTGCGAGAGTGTCTGCCCGGTCAATGCCACCGTGCACGACCGCCAAGGTCTCAACACCATGGCCTACAACCGTTGTGTGGGCACCCGTTACTGCGCCAATAACTGCCCGTATAAGGTGCGCCGCTTCAACTTCTTTGATTGGAATAAACGCGCGCCCGGCGAGCACTACAAAGGCCCCTTCGGTGAGGTCGACGAACCGGAGCTGGAAAAGATGCGTGCCAATCCGAACGTCACCGTGCGTATGCGCGGGGTAATGGAGAAGTGCACCTTCTGCACCCAGCGGATCGAGGCGGCCAAGATCGACCAGAAGTCGAAGGCCAGCGCTTCCGGAGACATCCACGTGCCGGACGGCAAGATCAAGACCGCCTGTCAGCAAGTCTGCCCGACGGATGCGATTACCTTCGGCGATATCGCTGACCCGGATTCGGAAGTTTCCAGGATTAAGGCCAGCGACCGGAACTACTCCGTGCTCGGCTACCTCAACGCCCGGCCGCGCACGACTTATCTGGCCCGCCTGCGTAATCCGAACCCGAAAATGCCGGATGCCTACAAGAAGCCTTACGCCTATGCCGCTTACAAGAAGCGCTATGGCAGTGCCTCTCAAGGATCGAAAGACAAAGGTCACGATGCGAAGGCACACGACGACAAACATCACGAGGAAGCACATCCCGCCCACTAA
- the nrfD gene encoding NrfD/PsrC family molybdoenzyme membrane anchor subunit, with protein sequence MATTSQEMDPAQAALLEKVEPAELYEQPLVTNNRDFNWVTNKICGIVEAGTPTWWWVCMAVALATASFTGMGLLWLVSTGVGVWGLANPINWGWAIVNFVFWIGIGHAGTLISAVLCLLKQGWRTSINRAAEAMTIFAVVCAGIFPLFHVGRVWFAWWLFPLPNANAIWPQFRSPLEWDVFAVSTYGTVSVLFWYMGMIPDLGTLRDRAVQRLKAGAYEGATEFKKKFAEGFDVFRKYFYGIFAMGWRNAGNHWRNYEMAYLVLAGLSTPLVLSVHTIVSFDFAVSQLPGWHTTIFPPYFVAGAIFSGFGMVLTLMLPLRAIFGLHDLITQRHIDNMCKICLGTGSIVGYAYIMEFFIAWYGANPYESFAFINRAFGQYWWAYIMMFSCNVFTPQLFWFKKVRQNWALVWVMSILINVGMWFERFVITVTSLANDFLPSSWGYYSPTIVDIFTFFGTFGLFSVLFLLFVRFAPMMPIGEVKFVMPQGDPHGHHEDEKGGHH encoded by the coding sequence ATGGCTACGACATCACAGGAGATGGATCCGGCACAGGCCGCCTTGCTTGAAAAGGTGGAACCGGCGGAGCTCTACGAGCAGCCTCTCGTTACCAACAACCGTGACTTTAACTGGGTCACCAACAAGATTTGCGGCATCGTCGAAGCCGGCACCCCCACATGGTGGTGGGTCTGCATGGCGGTGGCACTGGCAACCGCATCCTTCACTGGTATGGGCCTGCTCTGGCTCGTCAGCACAGGTGTCGGTGTCTGGGGCCTGGCCAATCCGATCAACTGGGGTTGGGCGATTGTTAACTTCGTTTTCTGGATCGGTATCGGTCACGCCGGAACTCTGATTTCCGCGGTGCTCTGTTTGCTGAAGCAGGGTTGGCGGACTTCGATTAACCGGGCGGCCGAAGCCATGACGATTTTCGCGGTGGTCTGTGCGGGTATCTTCCCGCTCTTCCACGTCGGCCGGGTTTGGTTTGCCTGGTGGCTCTTCCCGCTGCCCAACGCCAATGCTATTTGGCCGCAGTTCCGCTCGCCGCTGGAGTGGGACGTGTTTGCGGTTTCGACTTACGGTACCGTTTCCGTGCTCTTCTGGTATATGGGCATGATTCCCGACCTCGGCACGCTCCGCGACCGCGCGGTGCAACGCCTCAAGGCCGGCGCCTACGAAGGCGCGACCGAGTTCAAGAAGAAGTTTGCCGAAGGTTTCGATGTCTTCCGCAAGTATTTCTACGGCATTTTTGCCATGGGCTGGCGCAACGCCGGGAACCACTGGCGCAACTACGAGATGGCCTACCTCGTTCTGGCCGGCCTCTCCACGCCGCTCGTCCTTTCGGTGCATACCATCGTTTCGTTCGACTTCGCGGTTTCTCAGTTGCCCGGTTGGCATACGACCATCTTTCCGCCTTACTTCGTGGCGGGCGCGATTTTCTCCGGTTTCGGTATGGTGCTGACGCTCATGCTCCCGCTGAGGGCAATCTTCGGCTTGCACGACCTCATCACCCAGCGGCACATCGACAACATGTGTAAGATCTGCCTGGGTACCGGTTCGATCGTGGGCTACGCTTACATCATGGAGTTCTTCATCGCCTGGTATGGCGCCAACCCCTATGAGAGCTTTGCTTTTATCAATCGTGCCTTCGGCCAATACTGGTGGGCCTACATCATGATGTTCAGCTGCAACGTGTTCACTCCGCAGCTCTTCTGGTTCAAGAAGGTTCGCCAGAACTGGGCGCTGGTTTGGGTCATGTCGATCCTGATCAACGTCGGTATGTGGTTCGAGCGTTTCGTGATTACCGTGACTTCGCTGGCCAATGACTTTCTTCCCAGCTCCTGGGGTTATTACTCACCGACGATTGTCGATATCTTTACCTTCTTCGGAACTTTCGGCCTCTTCAGTGTGCTCTTCCTGCTCTTCGTCCGCTTTGCCCCGATGATGCCCATCGGCGAGGTGAAGTTTGTCATGCCGCAGGGCGATCCGCACGGCCACCACGAGGATGAGAAAGGAGGGCACCACTAA
- a CDS encoding DUF3341 domain-containing protein, whose amino-acid sequence MATHSIIASFKDTPSFFHAAEKVRDAGYKKWDTYSSFPVHGMPEAQGQPRSKVPVFTFLGGVTGFTLGTFIVWYMGAYDYPLIVGGKPFFSPIFPFPIMYELTILLAAFGTLGGMFITNLLPQHHNPLFESDTFLEVAGDRLVIAIESRDPKFDSAATRQFLEEIGGTDIEEVSA is encoded by the coding sequence ATGGCAACGCACAGCATCATCGCTAGTTTCAAGGACACGCCCAGCTTCTTCCATGCCGCGGAGAAGGTGAGAGACGCCGGTTACAAGAAATGGGACACCTATTCCTCCTTCCCCGTGCACGGGATGCCTGAAGCACAGGGGCAGCCGCGCTCCAAAGTGCCGGTATTCACCTTTCTGGGCGGTGTGACCGGTTTCACGCTGGGCACCTTTATCGTCTGGTATATGGGCGCTTACGATTACCCGCTCATTGTTGGGGGTAAGCCGTTCTTCAGCCCGATCTTCCCATTTCCGATTATGTATGAACTGACCATCCTGTTGGCGGCCTTCGGCACGCTCGGTGGCATGTTTATCACCAATTTACTCCCGCAGCATCACAACCCACTTTTTGAAAGTGATACCTTCCTCGAAGTCGCGGGGGACCGTCTTGTCATTGCCATCGAATCGCGCGATCCGAAGTTCGATTCGGCTGCCACCCGGCAGTTCCTTGAGGAAATTGGCGGAACCGATATCGAGGAGGTCTCTGCATAG
- a CDS encoding c-type cytochrome — MRIFLIIFVFIIAAVVSIFGFRGSLSEKTPIEIFPDMDRQARYKPQGENSFFEDGRNDRPIPVNTVARGNYLNYEEVFSEDFDDTVLGSTTFLQGKNPDGSWVKKLPVEADYTLIELGREKYDIFCSACHGAAGDGNGVTKPYGILATSYHDDRLRNEADGYIYDVITNGKGLMYGLKDRLTPEERWAVVLYVRALQRSQNATAEDVPAGERAELGI, encoded by the coding sequence ATGAGAATTTTCCTGATTATTTTCGTTTTCATTATCGCGGCCGTTGTCTCGATCTTCGGTTTCCGTGGTTCGCTCAGCGAGAAGACTCCGATCGAAATCTTCCCGGATATGGACCGTCAGGCCCGTTACAAGCCGCAGGGAGAGAACAGCTTCTTCGAGGACGGGCGCAACGATCGCCCCATCCCGGTCAATACCGTTGCCCGAGGCAACTATCTCAATTATGAGGAAGTTTTCTCGGAAGATTTTGACGATACCGTTCTGGGCAGCACCACCTTCCTTCAGGGGAAAAACCCGGACGGCTCCTGGGTGAAGAAGCTTCCAGTTGAAGCGGACTACACACTCATCGAGTTGGGCCGTGAGAAGTATGACATCTTTTGTTCCGCATGTCACGGTGCTGCTGGCGACGGGAACGGTGTGACCAAGCCTTATGGCATTCTGGCCACATCCTACCACGACGACCGCCTTCGTAACGAAGCGGATGGTTATATTTACGATGTTATCACCAATGGTAAGGGCCTGATGTACGGCCTCAAAGATCGTCTTACTCCCGAAGAGCGTTGGGCCGTGGTCCTCTACGTGCGTGCGCTCCAACGCTCCCAGAATGCTACCGCGGAGGATGTGCCCGCCGGTGAACGCGCAGAATTAGGAATTTAA